GTACGAAAAGGAAGTCGTTACGCAGCAGAACCGTATCGACAAGCTGAAAGCATCCGGTTCCGATGACCATGTGCTGCGAAAGCAGGAAGAAGTTCTGCAGGAatcaatgatgatgattccgGACTGTCAGCGACGGTAAGTGTAGGAATCATCCATATGTATGCACGTGTGTGACGCTCTCTATCCCTCTTATCCATTCCTCGCAATAGTTTGGCTAAAGCTTACGAGGAACTTTCAGAAATGATCAAAAACGAAGAGGAGCTTAAGGAATCGGATC
This genomic window from Anopheles maculipalpis chromosome 2RL, idAnoMacuDA_375_x, whole genome shotgun sequence contains:
- the LOC126559464 gene encoding tubulin-specific chaperone A; translation: MSDPRLRQLTIKTGVVKRLSKEKVVYEKEVVTQQNRIDKLKASGSDDHVLRKQEEVLQESMMMIPDCQRRLAKAYEELSEMIKNEEELKESDQYQAAVAVLDDAKVNLPQKITG